In Schizosaccharomyces osmophilus chromosome 1, complete sequence, the genomic window TTCAAAATATATGCATTGGTTACTTCACGCAAAGTAAGTAAATTGAGAACTAGTACAtacaagaaataaaatgagCAAATCTTGGCGAGATCATTCTACTTAACAAAGTCGCGAACATTTTCCAACCAACGAACGTACTCCTTAAGTTCTTTGGttaatccaaaagaaatgacAAAGGAAGCTGTTTCAGAATCAATGTGACGCTCTTCCAAGAAATTATGGAAGAGGTCTTGAAGCTCAGGGTCCAATTCCTTAAAGGAAGGGCCAAGATATTGTTTGCGGCGAGACCACTCAGCCTCGACGCTGTCCGAAGTTAAAACGTTGGTATCTttagagaagaaaatgttttcGATTTCGAAGCCTTCATCATAAGCCATAGCTTCAAAAGCTAAAACACCGACATTAGGATTCACAACTTCAACGGTACAAGGTTGGAAGCGACCCAACGCCTCAGAAGTACCGACTTCGTCTTCTGGGATCTCTTCAATGGGCTGTTGTTGACCTTTGTTAtcatattcttcaaattcactCAATTCCTTATCCTCTATGGCGGGCTCTTGAGTATCGTCAGAGACA contains:
- the mam33 gene encoding mitochondrial ribosome assembly protein Mam33, with the translated sequence MSFVRTFPRFRVATQAIFKQFSTYRAVASPRVARLQRCQPVARAPLGIRMASTDSRKDLLAALESEIEYEKKHVLTDTSLPPIPYEIEDIRGDATVKLKTQKGDETIYIKFNVSDDTQEPAIEDKELSEFEEYDNKGQQQPIEEIPEDEVGTSEALGRFQPCTVEVVNPNVGVLAFEAMAYDEGFEIENIFFSKDTNVLTSDSVEAEWSRRKQYLGPSFKELDPELQDLFHNFLEERHIDSETASFVISFGLTKELKEYVRWLENVRDFVK